A section of the Veillonella criceti genome encodes:
- a CDS encoding MarR family winged helix-turn-helix transcriptional regulator: protein MIEKNIDELALKNQLCFPLYACAKEIVRAYQPLLEPMNLTYTQYIVMMVLWEHSHLNVKSLGEYLYLDSGTLTPLLRKMEAKGFLTRTRSKEDERTVIISITEEGRALQQRVAHVPQAMAKVVKLSQEEFETMYQLLYKMIAQLTGREQKE, encoded by the coding sequence TTGATAGAAAAAAATATAGATGAATTGGCCTTAAAAAATCAACTGTGCTTTCCCTTATATGCTTGTGCTAAAGAGATTGTACGTGCCTATCAACCCTTATTAGAACCTATGAATTTAACTTATACACAGTATATTGTTATGATGGTTCTTTGGGAACATAGTCATTTAAATGTAAAATCATTAGGTGAGTATTTATATTTAGACTCTGGTACATTGACACCTTTATTGCGTAAGATGGAAGCCAAGGGATTTTTAACACGGACTCGGTCTAAAGAGGATGAACGAACAGTGATTATTTCGATTACCGAAGAAGGTCGTGCTTTACAGCAACGGGTAGCTCATGTGCCACAGGCGATGGCTAAGGTAGTGAAACTATCGCAGGAAGAATTTGAAACGATGTATCAGTTGCTATATAAAATGATTGCCCAACTTACAGGGCGAGAACAAAAAGAATAA
- the msrA gene encoding peptide-methionine (S)-S-oxide reductase MsrA, whose amino-acid sequence MNIQTVYGDKRTIYVAGGCFWGVEGYFKRVQGIVATEVGYANGKTEAPTYEQVCKDDTGHAETVKLDYDRHMISLEEILLHLLRIVDPYSVNKQGGDVGVQYRTGVYYTNEADKIKIERLFKHVDPDGKFAIEVKPLEHFFDAETYHQDYLDKNPDGYCHVSLHKADEPLVGLPAYVKEEAAVLKARIGADAYAITQESATEPPFTGEYDDHFERGIYVDIVSGEPLFLSAHKFNSGCGWPAFSRPIVANAVDYKEDDSIIGRPRVEVRSAHGDSHLGHVFPDGKAELGGLRYCINSKSLRFIKADDMVAEGYGAWLPILEAEETDK is encoded by the coding sequence ATGAACATTCAAACTGTATATGGTGATAAACGAACTATTTATGTGGCCGGTGGCTGTTTCTGGGGCGTTGAAGGTTATTTTAAACGAGTGCAAGGCATTGTAGCGACTGAAGTTGGTTATGCGAATGGTAAAACTGAAGCACCTACGTATGAGCAAGTATGCAAAGATGATACAGGCCATGCAGAGACTGTTAAATTAGATTATGATCGTCATATGATTTCGTTAGAAGAGATTTTGCTTCATTTACTTCGGATTGTAGATCCTTATTCTGTCAATAAACAAGGTGGCGATGTGGGGGTACAATATCGTACGGGTGTATATTATACGAATGAAGCAGATAAAATAAAAATTGAACGTTTATTTAAACATGTGGATCCGGACGGTAAGTTTGCGATTGAAGTGAAACCGTTGGAACATTTTTTTGATGCAGAAACATATCATCAAGATTATTTAGATAAAAATCCTGATGGTTACTGTCATGTATCGTTGCATAAAGCTGACGAGCCTTTGGTAGGGTTGCCAGCCTATGTAAAAGAAGAAGCAGCTGTGTTAAAAGCTCGTATTGGTGCTGATGCGTATGCGATTACACAAGAAAGTGCGACAGAACCTCCTTTTACAGGCGAATATGATGATCATTTTGAACGAGGTATTTATGTAGATATTGTCAGTGGCGAACCACTGTTCTTATCGGCTCATAAATTTAACTCTGGTTGTGGTTGGCCTGCGTTTTCTCGTCCAATTGTAGCGAATGCAGTGGATTATAAAGAAGATGATTCGATTATTGGACGACCTCGTGTAGAGGTGCGTAGTGCTCACGGAGATTCCCATTTAGGGCATGTATTCCCTGATGGTAAAGCGGAATTGGGCGGTTTACGTTACTGTATTAATAGTAAATCGTTGCGTTTCATCAAAGCTGATGATATGGTGGCTGAAGGCTATGGGGCTTGGTTGCCGATTTTGGAGGCAGAAGAAACCGATAAGTAA
- a CDS encoding DUF262 domain-containing protein, producing MAEITSTMKTLKEILYNEDIFTIPDFQRSFVWGANEVNVLFNDFDEDTNGFKCNKKDLNNLPGYLLGNIVLVQDEENKKQYEVIDGQQRLTTLTLLFCALYYKFSELRETENDVKWGKHAAQLCDYYSILDGEFQFESVKVLHNDSLEFKNTYQDIIKSGEFNNTDNQSSNNIIEVYEAIEDNLNKIANEDIELLVTFKSYLTEKVKLIVTTAPSIERAFQLFEVLNDRGQTLEPMDLLKNHFLKELSNNLSINQINEFVVNWNTFLKNLKVGKKVITASTFMKHFILSDRGDNIKKNSLLSYFKEIYLDPIKEADRPNYILKLSAKLKEMSRIYSSIEKNSLENDYLKNNKSLFCIFKLLSVTQMHPILMNFYHSDEKIKSEAANICVQYGAAVIFSFTQTNHIEKELPSIIRKLKDSSNDNDKIKILKEEIRKKIKPYIEDLNQLLPTKDLAGANKHQSSKALQLLKFIELYFCENDNIMSVAGSKIQLEHIMPYDSDYKEYNYDTEENRINFLNRIGNLTLLMKNANSSASNKKFEEKSAYYEASEFKITSTLVKEAQTPVAKGQHRTLIDNINNYLFMKDTKQIKLWSAEEINQRGLQITKLMDNLLTGQI from the coding sequence ATGGCAGAAATAACATCAACTATGAAAACATTGAAAGAGATTTTGTATAATGAAGATATTTTTACTATTCCCGATTTTCAGAGAAGTTTTGTATGGGGAGCTAATGAGGTAAATGTATTATTTAATGATTTTGATGAAGATACAAATGGATTTAAATGTAATAAAAAAGATTTAAATAATTTGCCTGGATATTTACTAGGGAATATAGTACTTGTTCAAGATGAAGAAAATAAAAAACAGTATGAAGTAATAGATGGACAGCAGCGATTAACGACTTTAACATTATTATTTTGTGCTTTATATTATAAATTCTCTGAACTTAGAGAGACAGAAAATGATGTTAAATGGGGGAAACATGCAGCTCAACTTTGTGATTACTATTCTATTCTCGACGGTGAGTTTCAATTTGAAAGTGTAAAAGTTTTACATAATGACAGTTTAGAATTTAAAAATACTTATCAAGATATTATAAAATCAGGAGAATTTAATAATACTGATAATCAAAGTTCTAATAATATAATTGAAGTTTATGAAGCGATAGAAGACAATCTTAATAAAATAGCTAATGAGGATATTGAATTACTAGTGACGTTTAAGTCGTATTTAACTGAAAAAGTGAAATTAATAGTAACAACAGCTCCATCTATTGAAAGAGCATTTCAATTATTTGAAGTTCTTAATGATAGAGGTCAAACCTTAGAGCCTATGGATTTATTAAAAAATCATTTTTTAAAAGAATTATCAAATAATTTAAGTATAAATCAAATTAACGAATTTGTAGTTAATTGGAATACATTTTTAAAAAATTTAAAAGTTGGGAAAAAAGTTATTACTGCATCGACATTTATGAAACATTTTATTTTATCTGATAGAGGGGATAATATTAAAAAAAATAGTCTGCTATCTTATTTTAAAGAAATTTATTTAGATCCGATAAAAGAGGCAGATAGACCTAATTATATACTTAAATTATCTGCAAAATTAAAAGAAATGAGTCGTATATATTCTAGTATTGAAAAGAATTCTTTAGAAAATGATTATTTAAAAAATAATAAATCTTTATTTTGTATATTTAAATTATTATCAGTTACACAAATGCATCCAATATTAATGAATTTTTATCATTCAGATGAAAAAATAAAAAGTGAAGCAGCTAATATATGTGTACAATATGGTGCAGCTGTAATTTTTTCTTTTACTCAAACAAATCATATTGAAAAAGAGCTGCCTTCTATCATAAGAAAGTTAAAAGATTCTTCTAATGATAATGATAAGATTAAAATACTTAAAGAGGAAATTAGAAAAAAAATAAAACCTTATATAGAAGATTTAAATCAATTATTACCTACAAAAGATCTAGCAGGAGCTAATAAACATCAATCTTCAAAAGCATTACAATTATTAAAATTTATTGAGTTATATTTTTGCGAAAATGATAATATTATGTCTGTTGCAGGTTCTAAAATACAGCTTGAACATATTATGCCATATGATTCAGATTATAAGGAATATAATTATGATACGGAAGAAAATCGAATTAATTTTTTAAATCGTATAGGTAATTTAACATTACTTATGAAGAATGCTAATTCTTCTGCTAGCAATAAGAAATTTGAGGAAAAATCTGCTTATTATGAAGCTTCAGAATTTAAAATAACCTCTACATTAGTTAAAGAAGCACAAACACCTGTAGCTAAAGGACAACATAGAACTTTGATTGATAATATAAATAATTATTTGTTTATGAAAGATACAAAGCAAATTAAATTATGGAGTGCAGAGGAGATTAATCAGCGTGGTCTTCAAATTACTAAATTGATGGATAATTTACTTACTGGTCAAATATAA
- a CDS encoding MFS transporter translates to MAESNGGMRNVWILTVCMTGLSICYTMLVPFLPVYLLELGVEHNRVALWSGVVFSITFFVAGVMAPIWGRMADTRGKKIMAIRAGIFIGIAYILTGFVQDAWQLLATRALMGFANGFMPAAMTMVSLSVAKEKTGTALGIFQTGLIVGNVIGPSLGGLIEAAVGMRPVFFIAGIVLFIASAVVFFFVKEPKVTEEATVTTSSFREDWHFVKQRKVLTDLLWLFFIMQSAILMLQPILALYVGQLQGTMEGAALLSGMILSIGGLAGAVTTNLWAAFGQRKGYFKAVCYALCGTGLFLFLQSMPLGITWFGSLQILVGCFIVGVNPLLSAAVAHYTEPAFRGRVFGMTTTANQFGSMVGPLFASGVTTLLGIQYVFLVTGALLMFVAYQVYRRRVKSADAF, encoded by the coding sequence ATGGCAGAATCTAATGGTGGTATGCGTAATGTATGGATTTTAACTGTTTGCATGACAGGTTTATCGATATGTTATACGATGTTGGTCCCTTTTTTACCCGTGTATTTATTAGAATTAGGGGTAGAACATAATCGTGTGGCCTTATGGTCAGGCGTTGTGTTTTCAATTACCTTTTTTGTAGCAGGTGTGATGGCGCCTATTTGGGGACGTATGGCCGATACACGCGGTAAAAAAATTATGGCGATTCGTGCTGGTATTTTTATCGGTATTGCATATATATTAACTGGCTTTGTACAAGATGCGTGGCAACTTTTAGCCACACGTGCTTTGATGGGCTTTGCTAATGGCTTTATGCCAGCAGCTATGACGATGGTGTCGCTGAGCGTGGCTAAAGAAAAGACAGGGACGGCACTGGGAATTTTTCAGACTGGTCTGATTGTAGGTAATGTTATTGGACCGTCTTTAGGGGGGCTGATTGAAGCTGCAGTAGGGATGCGACCTGTGTTCTTTATTGCGGGGATTGTCCTATTTATTGCCAGTGCTGTGGTGTTTTTCTTTGTAAAAGAACCAAAGGTAACGGAAGAGGCCACTGTAACGACTAGTTCATTCCGCGAAGATTGGCATTTTGTAAAGCAACGTAAAGTATTGACTGATTTATTATGGTTATTCTTTATTATGCAATCGGCTATTTTAATGTTGCAACCTATCTTAGCTTTATATGTAGGGCAATTGCAGGGCACGATGGAAGGAGCCGCTTTATTGTCCGGTATGATTTTAAGTATTGGTGGTTTAGCTGGCGCTGTCACTACGAATCTATGGGCCGCTTTTGGGCAGCGTAAAGGCTATTTTAAAGCGGTGTGCTATGCTCTTTGTGGGACAGGTTTATTCTTATTCTTACAAAGTATGCCACTGGGGATTACTTGGTTTGGTAGTTTACAGATTTTAGTCGGTTGCTTTATTGTTGGTGTTAACCCTTTGTTGAGTGCAGCAGTAGCTCATTATACAGAGCCTGCTTTTCGTGGTCGTGTATTTGGGATGACAACGACAGCGAATCAATTTGGCTCCATGGTAGGGCCTTTATTTGCTAGTGGCGTGACGACCCTGTTGGGAATACAGTATGTATTTTTAGTAACAGGGGCATTACTCATGTTTGTAGCCTATCAAGTATATCGTCGTCGAGTAAAATCAGCAGATGCTTTTTAA
- a CDS encoding PTS transporter subunit EIIC, producing MSSTYSFYNRVKLVANGTIDLLSSLFLPIIALLVSTGILKGLFILLTVNEFVVPNTSTYAILNAMSDAFFYFIPVFLAYTAAKRFQVDPFTAMLLACVLVYPEVTQLMKAPAAGGMESAEALVKGMTGQTNWVGPDLFGLPVGQVMYPSSVIPILLAVYCMKYVQNFGEKVFPEAVQGLFTPPLCIVVMTPFTLVILGPIGTWLGALLGNGYELIYSLSPLLAGLVVGTVQPFLGMLGLQWGFFPIAINNVAVYGFDTLMPLFGSAMFAQAGAALAVAVRTRNTLFKSEAFSAGIIALLGVTEPAVFGVTLRLKRPMVCACIAGGLGGAVAGFFKVSAASFAIPAVTTLPVFMGPSFMWYLLALGIAFGLSFVLTLVVGFTDVVEITNNKLNENK from the coding sequence ATGTCGTCCACATATTCTTTTTACAATCGAGTCAAATTAGTAGCTAATGGAACGATTGATTTATTATCGTCGTTATTTCTGCCTATTATAGCTTTATTGGTATCTACCGGGATTTTAAAGGGCTTATTCATTCTGCTTACGGTGAATGAGTTTGTAGTACCTAATACGAGTACCTACGCTATTTTAAATGCTATGAGTGACGCCTTTTTCTATTTTATCCCTGTCTTTTTAGCCTATACGGCAGCGAAACGATTTCAAGTTGATCCGTTCACAGCGATGTTATTGGCTTGTGTTTTGGTATATCCCGAAGTGACACAGCTTATGAAAGCTCCTGCGGCGGGTGGTATGGAGTCGGCAGAAGCGTTAGTAAAGGGAATGACGGGCCAGACAAACTGGGTTGGCCCTGATTTATTTGGTCTACCTGTGGGGCAGGTTATGTATCCTTCGTCAGTGATTCCTATTTTACTGGCCGTATACTGTATGAAATATGTTCAGAATTTTGGTGAAAAAGTATTTCCTGAAGCGGTGCAAGGTTTATTTACGCCACCGCTATGTATTGTTGTAATGACGCCGTTCACGCTTGTAATTTTAGGCCCCATCGGCACTTGGTTAGGGGCTTTATTAGGCAATGGGTATGAGTTAATTTATAGTTTAAGCCCTTTACTAGCTGGATTAGTAGTAGGTACAGTACAACCGTTTCTTGGTATGCTTGGTTTGCAATGGGGCTTTTTCCCAATTGCTATTAATAATGTAGCCGTATATGGTTTCGATACATTAATGCCTTTGTTTGGGTCGGCTATGTTTGCGCAAGCCGGTGCTGCATTAGCGGTAGCGGTACGAACTCGTAATACATTGTTTAAGTCAGAAGCTTTTTCTGCAGGTATTATTGCTTTATTAGGCGTAACCGAGCCCGCTGTATTTGGAGTGACACTTAGGTTGAAACGACCTATGGTTTGCGCTTGTATAGCGGGTGGTCTTGGCGGTGCTGTGGCTGGCTTTTTTAAGGTTAGTGCTGCTTCTTTTGCTATTCCTGCAGTTACCACTTTGCCTGTATTTATGGGACCGTCCTTCATGTGGTACCTATTAGCATTAGGAATTGCTTTTGGTTTAAGCTTTGTATTGACGTTAGTGGTTGGTTTTACAGATGTTGTAGAAATAACGAATAATAAGCTTAATGAAAATAAATAA
- a CDS encoding NCS2 family permease — MLEKLFALKERNTTVKGEIIAGLTTFITMAYILFLAPNLLSIAGMDKDAVLIATALGGGLVTIAMGVLVNYPICLAPGVGLLAFYTFTVVLGMGIAWQTALGAVFISGLVFLFLTLTTVRQHIVEGIPAAMKIAITVGIGLFITIIGLKLSGLMTVTLSLSPDSLAQVVATQGHSTPGSSETILTLGNLMDPQVALALFGLIFTALLMARNVQGAFIIGAVVTSILAYATGNAQLPENFSIMAVPDFSKAAFFELDIASAMHLGLVTIIFSFTFVELFDSMGTLIGTATKAGIANPKEGKFPGLGKAMTVDAVGVSFGALLGASTITAFVESAAGVGAGGRTGLTAVTCGVLFLLALLFAPLITLVPNCATAPILILVGALMMEPIRDIDFSDWTEAFPSFMVIALMPFTYSIANGVAAGLIMYPLLKIIAGRTKEVHWIMYPLAIIVLIRYIWY, encoded by the coding sequence ATGTTAGAAAAACTGTTCGCACTCAAAGAGCGCAACACGACGGTGAAAGGTGAAATTATCGCCGGGTTAACCACCTTTATCACCATGGCGTATATTCTATTTCTAGCGCCAAATTTATTAAGTATCGCCGGCATGGATAAAGACGCTGTCCTCATTGCCACAGCCCTTGGTGGCGGTCTGGTAACTATCGCGATGGGTGTCCTAGTCAATTATCCAATTTGTTTAGCCCCTGGTGTTGGCCTACTCGCCTTTTACACCTTTACCGTTGTACTCGGTATGGGCATTGCTTGGCAAACCGCTTTGGGCGCCGTTTTTATTTCCGGTCTAGTGTTCTTATTCTTAACACTCACTACAGTTCGTCAACATATTGTTGAAGGGATTCCGGCGGCCATGAAAATTGCCATCACAGTTGGTATCGGCCTTTTCATCACCATCATTGGTTTGAAACTCTCCGGCCTTATGACAGTAACCTTATCTTTATCCCCTGATAGCTTGGCACAAGTTGTAGCTACCCAAGGTCATTCTACACCTGGTTCTTCTGAAACGATACTAACGCTCGGTAATCTTATGGATCCCCAAGTGGCCTTAGCCCTTTTTGGTCTTATCTTTACCGCTCTATTAATGGCCCGCAATGTACAAGGCGCTTTCATTATCGGTGCCGTTGTAACAAGTATCCTCGCTTATGCCACAGGCAATGCACAGCTTCCTGAAAACTTCTCCATTATGGCCGTACCAGATTTCAGCAAAGCAGCTTTCTTTGAACTTGATATTGCCAGTGCTATGCACCTTGGCCTAGTTACTATCATCTTCTCTTTCACCTTCGTAGAGTTATTCGACTCCATGGGTACCTTAATTGGTACTGCTACTAAAGCAGGCATTGCTAATCCTAAAGAAGGAAAATTCCCAGGTCTTGGCAAAGCAATGACAGTGGATGCTGTGGGCGTTAGCTTTGGTGCTTTACTCGGTGCTAGTACCATTACGGCCTTCGTAGAAAGTGCTGCAGGCGTTGGTGCTGGTGGCCGTACGGGATTAACCGCTGTCACTTGTGGCGTGCTATTCCTCTTAGCTTTACTGTTTGCACCACTTATTACGCTCGTACCAAACTGTGCGACTGCTCCTATTCTAATTCTTGTAGGGGCCCTTATGATGGAGCCAATTCGCGACATCGACTTCTCCGATTGGACCGAAGCCTTCCCATCCTTCATGGTTATCGCTTTAATGCCATTCACTTACAGCATTGCTAATGGTGTGGCAGCAGGCCTTATCATGTATCCACTGCTTAAAATTATTGCTGGTCGTACTAAAGAAGTACACTGGATTATGTACCCATTAGCTATCATCGTATTGATTCGCTATATTTGGTATTAA